A window of Glycine soja cultivar W05 chromosome 2, ASM419377v2, whole genome shotgun sequence genomic DNA:
AAGTCGAAGATCTCTCATAGACTCTTATTTCTTCTGCTTAAATACCAACCCCCTCTCTAACTTGAAGTGTCTCTGTTTTCATAGACTTATATTTTATAGTGAATGACTACTAAACAGCTTAGATAGTAGTACAAACTAATTACTACTTTTTACATTTCCAAGGCCatcgaaaataaaattttaaaagttaaatgtgAATCAAATATAAATTCCAAAAACACCAATTTATAATGCATGGTAAACAATTTTGAAATCATCATTAATTTCAGATATACTCATCATTGAATCAAGAATTACTGGTATTTTGGCACAATAGATGTAAGTCTAGGAGAGAACCTTCTCTTTATGGTCGTACTCTGAATTGCCGATTATAACAGTTACTAGGAAGATgcatttttttgtcttaatacTTAGACCAGCACAGGCACAAAACTTTGTAGTGTTTTCATGTTGTTTGGTACGAGCACACTTTCAAACTTTTCAATAGAACTGTTTGATTTATACCTGTTAGATAACATAAACAGAAACCACACACATGACACAACCCTCAACTCAAAACAAGCCATAAACAATTCTCAATTCCAGAATGACAAAGCAAACCCCACCtcttagataaaataaataaaaccggccacacacaaagtttcaagGCAAATGATCTTTTATCTCACATTAAAACAGCACTAGATTGTCATGATCATCAATAAAGTACAACTAGAAATTTTCAAGATTCTTATCCTAGCACATAATTTGAATGTCAACTTGATCTCTCAAGATACATAAAAATTCGCCATCAGAACTCAGAAAGTAATGCCCGCTTTATTTATAGCTAGTAATAACCTGCTACATTTCTTCATTCCtgctaagaaaaatataatagacAAAAGTTATGACACAAGAAAATACAACTTATACaacaagataaagaaaaaatattgagcTGCTTAGTCACATTACCAAGAGTTAGTTTAGGGGAAGCGCAGCACGACTTCAGATAAAAACtttcttgtatatatattgaaaatgtAAGACAAAAAATTGTTCACTATATCTATTCTCAGCTTTCCAGCTAAGTGGAGGTAAAGTTTTACAATACTTGATTCTGGAGCGTTTCTATTATATTGAAGATATGCAAGGGATTGACAATGGCCATATATGTTAACTCAAAGCAAGCTCCCCAAAGCAACATAACAATACTCTTATGTCTACTAGGGAATGATTGTGTTGGTATCTCAAGTTCCACTCAGACTGTGAAGCCTGAGATAGAGGAAGATATTGCCACCAGCGGTTAAAAGAAACTTCCATGTAGTTCACCGTATAAACATatatatgcatgcatgcataacaacaaataaaaaagatgacattttgttatttatgattAATGATTGAACATGCAAATGTATTCAATTCATTAACCTGCATTTATATGCTGATATGCATAGTTGCATACCAATACCTTGTAATTTTCTAGAGAAAGTGGAAAACGAAGAAAGGAAACAGGATATATAGATTAAGGTACCTCATCATcatcgtcatcatcatcataatcacgatcttccttctttttcttaagACGGGTAGTACCACCTTCTTTGCTGATGGGCAACTTCATTGCTCCAAAGGGAGTGTCAACATCAATATGTCCTTTTATGGTGTAAGCAGTTCCTCTTCCTCTAATCATGTCCCATAGTGCAGAGCCAAAATCCTTAGGCCTGAAGGTAATTGGAATATCAATATAACTAATTccacttttttcaattttagcaGACTTGGTGAGTTCTGCACCACCAATGCTAACATCACCAAGCCAGACCTCATAATCGAGCGCGTTGAGGCCGAGGTCAAAATCATTCTTGTTTTCCAACTTCAAGTGAAGAGTTGCAATTGTCTCTTCAAAAGAGAACCTTTCAAAATGAATCTTCTCAAGATCAATATCAGGCTTGTATGGTATGGGAATTTCTCCAGTTTTCTCCAAAGGTAGAGTTAGCCTTCCCAAGATGGGAACATCAAAAATGAGACTAACCTTCACCCTATAAGGAATGATGCTTCCAGGTTTAATATCAGCATATGTT
This region includes:
- the LOC114401028 gene encoding uncharacterized protein LOC114401028 isoform X3 → MSTSDKPEEVERGSKDEKHKEDDQEEGKGGFIEKVKDFIHDIGEKIEEAIGFGKPSADVTAIHIPSINLHKADLVVDVLIKNPNPVPIPLIDIDYLVDSDGRKLVSGLIPDAGTIHAHGEQTVKIPVTLIYDDIKQTYADIKPGSIIPYRVKVSLIFDVPILGRLTLPLEKTGEIPIPYKPDIDLEKIHFERFSFEETIATLHLKLENKNDFDLGLNALDYEVWLGDVSIGGAELTKSAKIEKSGISYIDIPITFRPKDFGSALWDMIRGRGTAYTIKGHIDVDTPFGAMKLPISKEGGTTRLKKKKEDRDYDDDDDDEE
- the LOC114401028 gene encoding uncharacterized protein LOC114401028 isoform X2, which translates into the protein MSTSDKPEEVERGSKDEKHKEDDQEEGKGGFIEKVKDFIHDIGEKIEEAIGFGKPSADVTAIHIPSINLHKADLVVDVLIKNPNPVPIPLIDIDYLVDSDGRKLVSGLIPDAGTIHAHGEQTVKIPVTLIYDDIKQTYADIKPGSIIPYRVKVSLIFDVPILGRLTLPLEKTGEIPIPYKPDIDLEKIHFERFSFEETIATLHLKLENKNDFDLGLNALDYEVWLGDVSIGGAELTKSAKIEKSGISYIDIPITFRPKDFGSALWDMIRGRGTAYTIKGHIDVDTPFGAMKLPISKEGGTTRLKKKKEDRDYDDDDDDDEE
- the LOC114401028 gene encoding uncharacterized protein LOC114401028 isoform X1 codes for the protein MSTSDKPEEVERGSKDEKHKEDDQEEGKGGFIEKVKDFIHDIGEKIEEAIGFGKPSADVTAIHIPSINLHKADLVVDVLIKNPNPVPIPLIDIDYLVDSDGRKLVSGLIPDAGTIHAHGEQTVKIPVTLIYDDIKQTYADIKPGSIIPYRVKVSLIFDVPILGRLTLPLEKTGEIPIPYKPDIDLEKIHFERFSFEETIATLHLKLENKNDFDLGLNALDYEVWLGDVSIGGAELTKSAKIEKSGISYIDIPITFRPKDFGSALWDMIRGRGTAYTIKGHIDVDTPFGAMKLPISKEGGTTRLKKKKEDRDYDDDDDDDEQE